The sequence GATACATACCCTTAATAATACAGCAAAGTTTAGGACCTGGATACTGAAAATAGCTACCAATATAGCATATGAATATATTAAACGAAATAAAGAAATATGCGTTGAAGATATTAATGGTATAATACAATTGGAAAACGAGTTTTATTGCAAAGTAAACAATGTAGAGCAAGAAGTTTTGAACCATGAACTAGAGGAGGAAATAAAAAAGATATTAATCTCATTAAATTCGAGGTATTCCACTGTCTTAATTTACAGGTTCTACTGTGAAATGACTTATGAAGAAATAGCTACAGAACTCGGTATTGATATTAATTCAGTTAAGGTAAATCTGTACAGGGGAAAAAAACAATTTAAAAAACGGTTACAGATGAATAATACCCTTAAAGAATACATAAGGGGTGTAGGGATAAATGGAAAATAAAGGGGATATGATTATAAAAAGATGCCTGGATGATGTAATAAGCAGTTTACCCGAACCAGATATTCAACCGGATTGGGGTACTTTAATCTCACGGATTGAGGAAGATGAAAAAAAGGGAAATACTTACAAAACGATTTTTTTAATCAAAGCAAAAAAATATTTAATCGCAACATCAATCTCCCTGTTAATTCTCTTCCTGTTAACTTTCATAAGTATATCTTTAACCGTCAGTCCAACCAGTGCAAAGAACACCTTTGTAGAGAATATCATTTTTAAAGTAAGACAAAACATCGGTAGTATTTTTAAAATGTCAACCGATTACAACATAGAAAATAATGATATAGAGAAAGAGGAAAGTAATGATTTGATAAAAAAGCTTAATACAACAGATATTGAGGAAGCGCAGACCATTTCAGGCGGTATAATTACTTTTCCCGCTTATATGCCTCCAGCTTACAGCCTGGAGAATATAACCTTATACAAAGTGGAGAATAAAGTGAAAAACATATTCCTTGAATATACTGATAATAAAGGGAATTACATTAAGCTAAGGGAAACCATAATTGCTGAAGGAAATGCCTATGAAATAAACTACAAACAGGACAACGCAAGTGTATCAAAGTTTCAAGAAGACAGTATCCATTATATTCTATTATCCTTTGAGAATGGGATATCCAAACTAATCTGGGATAAATTCGGCATAAATTATATGCTGACAGGTCCATTGAATAGAGATGAAATGTTAAATATCGCAAAATCCATAAAATAGACGAGAGAGGGGGGCCCTTCTCTCTTTTAGTTTATAAAATACGGATTGGTGTAGCTTGTCTGCATCTCCATCAAACTGCCATCCTCAGCATAATGAGTTCCTTTTACTCTGTATTCATAACCTTTGTCAACAGTAGCACTTTTAAAACAGTATGCCTCATTCTTATTAAACTCAACAGTGTTCCATGTTTTAACAGTAATCCAGGATGCCCCTGTTTTCTTTTGCAGTTCAACTTTTACACATACTTCTTCTACGCTAGAGTATGTCTCTGTGCTTCCTTCCACTCCAACCAGACCATTTCCGTAATCATGCAAAGCAGTATACCATACAATAATCAGGTCTACTTCTCCGGCAGCATTGGGTACCAACTCCATATCAGGCTTGGAATGATAGTCTTTTATGGTATTAATGGCTGTTTGTGATTGAAATGCATCACCTGCAGCATAAGCAGTTGTTGTGGAAACTATCAACAAAGGAATAATTGATAGAGCAATAAGGATTTTAATATAATTTTTCATAACAACTCTCCTCTCTGTATTTTTTTATCCATAATATAAGAGGGAAGATTTACTGAAAATGTTACAGGTTTTCGAAAGAAATTCAAAAAAATTTTCCCAAAACAGTGTAACATTTTTTGCCTTAAAACACTCTTATATATAGATAAGCACAATAGAATAATGAAGAAGGAGAGGTTATGCTTATGAGGGTGTAATAACTGCATATGTAGAATGCAGGTAATATTAAAACTATTACTTTTCATATAAAAGATATGCTGTTGAACGAGAGAACAATGGTTTTGGAGGAAGCCATATAAAAAGTAAAAATATGTATTAAAAATTCAATTATGAGGGGAGAGGTAATAATCAATGAAAAAAATCTGTTTCTAATTCTTTTAGTTATAAGAGGGTAAAATTCTATTTGAAAGGGAGTGAGACCATTGGGCTAGTAACTTATTTGTTTACCTGTATAGCAAGAGGCTACCATTGGTAAAAGCTTGAAAATAACCTTAACTAAAACCCTTAAAAAGACTGAATCTTGTTCCCAAGAGGTTTTTAAAGGAGAAAAAATAGTTACTCTATTAAAATGTTCTCTCAACAATATCCAAAAATTTAATAAAAAAGGGGGATAGTCTAAATGTTAAATAAGAAAAATGTATCTTTATTAGTAATAGTTTGTTTATTAATGATAATAAACTGTAATTTGGCGTTCGCTGATAATGGTAATCTAATAAAACCGAATGATGCGGGGGGGTATTGGGAGTATTGGAAAGTAGTAGAGGTAGGAAGCCAATATTGGACGTATAGCTCTTGGGAAATCGGAGCTTCAGGGACTGGTTATAAAGGTGATTCTATAGCTTATGGTGAACAAAAATCTTGGAGTAGCACCTATTCTGGAACGCTTAAATGTTCGAAAAATGAAATTGAGGCATCAGTAGGATATAGTTTTACTAATAGCGGTTCTCAATGGGCATCATATACAGCATATTTTGAGTACGATGGTCAGTATATAGAAATACAAGTGAGAAGTGTATATAAAACCAAAAGTGTAAAACAACAAAAGTGGATTCATAATGATGGGTATGATGTTCCAACAGGAGAATATGCATATGTGTATCCCAAAGGTTGGGATCATTGGGATTATAGAGCTGTGAAATATTAACAATAACATACTTAAATGATGTTTTTAGCTGAGGCTCGTAAGTATACACGGAGCTT is a genomic window of Koleobacter methoxysyntrophicus containing:
- a CDS encoding RNA polymerase sigma factor, producing the protein MSKNEYIIAFQKLYNFIYKTILYIIKDKDLALDICQEAFIRGYNKIHTLNNTAKFRTWILKIATNIAYEYIKRNKEICVEDINGIIQLENEFYCKVNNVEQEVLNHELEEEIKKILISLNSRYSTVLIYRFYCEMTYEEIATELGIDINSVKVNLYRGKKQFKKRLQMNNTLKEYIRGVGINGK
- a CDS encoding DUF4367 domain-containing protein, which translates into the protein MENKGDMIIKRCLDDVISSLPEPDIQPDWGTLISRIEEDEKKGNTYKTIFLIKAKKYLIATSISLLILFLLTFISISLTVSPTSAKNTFVENIIFKVRQNIGSIFKMSTDYNIENNDIEKEESNDLIKKLNTTDIEEAQTISGGIITFPAYMPPAYSLENITLYKVENKVKNIFLEYTDNKGNYIKLRETIIAEGNAYEINYKQDNASVSKFQEDSIHYILLSFENGISKLIWDKFGINYMLTGPLNRDEMLNIAKSIK